TTCACTTTGTTGTCAATCCAATCTCTCTCTCCATATTTTCTTACCTTCTCCCTACCAAAATGTTCAAGTCttcctttcaaaaaaaataaaaactacaatataTACTCTAACCAAACTCTCTCAAATTTGTaccctcttctcctttccttctccctttctttaaaAGGCTATTTATTCAACCTGCTGTCTCCATCTCACATTTGTAAGGAAAGCACTCAGACTTTGGCTACCCGTCATGTGAGCTCATCCTATCCCTTCAGCCTCATTTCCAACACCAATTCAAACTAGACTGCTGTTCACGTTTCTAAGACGATACAGTGAATCTCCCAGTATTCATCTTCTTTCATAACTGCTTGTCCCAATCTCGTTAGTCCCTTAAGGCTCACTTCCAACGCCACcctatccactctctccactctctaaatGCATCCTACCTGACTCCTTCTACCCTTTACTGAAAACTCCTcgcattacatttttttaaattaaacttactGGGTGGCacgggttaataaaattatgtaggtttaagtgTATGCTTCTGTGCTACAtcgtctgtatattgcattgtgcgcCTACCagccaaagtcaagtcttctatcaccttttaccctttactacccctCTCCAACTCCTTTCCCTCATACTGTTGCTgtttatgtctatgagtttttattcatttgtttctcttgtttgttcatttgttgttttcagttttatatcccacataggagtgaaatcatatatagttcttgactttttctgacagttcacttAGCATGACAGTCTCAAGATCTGAAGATgaggtacatacatacaatggaatactactcagccataagaaaagatgaaatactctCTTTTGCAACAGCCATTGGTTTCTTTCTTATGACACATATTTTAATTCACCTTGTGTTGTGCTTCCTCACCCTATTTTCTATCTACTAAATACTAATACCTTTGAGAAAGGGATTTGTGTCTCCCTCATCTTTATATCCCTTACAATACTAAGGACAGAGTCCTTTCTCAGTGTTGAATTCCATCTCATGCTCAAAGAATAGCACTTTAATGGAACCAATCTTCAGAGTGTATCCATAATTAAGAATGCTTATGTTCCTCATGTTTCTTAATAGATGccgtattttttaaaattataagatatgATCTAAAGAtactattttaaaacacaaacctGTAGTATTATCTTCATTTATGCTATGGCATGCGCATTTCCATTTTCTTGTCGAAGTTTCTTTTGTTCTTCAGCTTCTCCTTCATATTCCCTGAAGTATCGTTTTCGAAGCCTTCAGAGAACAAAATATTCTACCGTcatcaaaagttttatttatccatacATTAACTGGGGTTTTCATGATTCTAGGGAATTCCTTTTGTGAGTCCTTATAGATCATCACACATTATACTTTACAACAAACCAAAACCTAAACCCAACTCTAAAATACTACCaatgttctttttaatgagaTGTTTATGGAGACTTTATATAAACGTATTTCCAGAGtactaatatttaaataaatgcgcTTTAAGATTCAAACTTTCAGAAGGTATGGGACAAATcaaaacatgtttttgtttttcaaaactagCACAGTTGCCATGCACAAATGGAAGAAGACAGTGTAGTTTTACCATAGAAAAACTTTATGCTTGAACAAACCAATTTAAATTATTAGAATCTTTTTAAACAGGCTTATAAAACAAATTGGgttttacttatttcaaaatataataaatacttacatctatttattgctattttctaTCAAAAAGCCTCAATGGTTTCCAAACATCTTGGTGGTGTAGaaacaattctatttttagtATATCTTTAATTCACCCAGAAATGTTATTATTAAAATCATAAGATATTTTGCTGTGACGTTTGGGGAAAAAATCACTTCAGTATGAAGAAACAGCCATTGTGCTTAGGGTAGTATTTGTTATGTTTTTCATATACAAAAAGAGTatgggagaaaaatagaaaaatcactgCTTAGTTTTAAGAGTACCAACATGATAAAGTTTTTCCATGTTTTCCCAAaggattattaaatatttaaacttgaATAATTACAGGCTTAAATAATTACTTCACAACATCTCTAAATGGCAACTGTTTTTCCCTTCTATGTCAAATAATAATGGTTTGTCTGAGGGTGTCTTTCCTAAACATATCTGCATATCTAACTTGAGGTACTAACAGATCAAAATCATTTCCAggttgtgaaaaacaaaatttaaaccaCAGATCAAACTTTAGGTGCATCATAGAACAGTTTTTCATGTGCCATTTTATCATTATCTGAtctgcatttaaaataatagcaaagAATGACAGAAGATAACCCCTTGTTTCCTGAATGGCAAGAGTGGTGGATCATGTATACAATCCAGTTGTTAAAGTAATTTACCAAGATCTAAAATTAGAATAATGAGTCTACTGCTTTTCCCAAGCTAGTAGTACATGAGTCATTATAGAGCCATTCACACCAACCCCCAACTTCCTTAATGCACTGACTTCAGTTTGACAGACAATGCCATTTTGACATGTCCACCGGTGTCTACAAGTTGGAACAGTCTAGTTCTAACATTCATAGGTCATGAAGTGAGGTACATGATCTGTTATTGTGAGCACAGGGAAGATGTACTGCAGGAGTGGAACAGTAATAGAATTGTCCCTGCTTCCTACGCCACATACCATAATACCATATGAAggaaatgtgtttctttttataattgagTTCTCATATTGCAGCTGATGATAACAAAATAAGCATAAGCTGTAAGTAAATTAGTACCATGCTATAAAATTCCTAATTTAGAATTTTGCATTCTAATAAAAGCAAAAGATGTATCTTTTCTTGGCTCTTGTTTTGAAGCTCTTTGTGATTTTTTAGTACCAAAGCAGTATCTCTGACAACCTACTGTGAACCAGGATTATATTAGCTTCCAGGAGGCTTGCTTAAGCTTAAGATATTCATAACGGATACTAACAGATTTAAAAGTAGCCATGAGTAGCTATATGACATGAAAGAAAATCATCAATTTTTAAGTTCAAAAAATTTCTAGATTTTGTGGAAAAGGCCACCATATTCTGTGATCTTTGTCAATAAAGCATAAAGATATGACCAAAAATAATGTACCAATGatagaataatttatttaaaatatgatagtAGATTATGATAAAATACTGAAATGAACCTGGCATTATTTTTTGAGGGATTTTTAAGTCACATCATACTTACTGGATTGTTATGACAGCAGCAATAACGGTGAAGCTCACAGCTGAAACAAAAGCAGCTATAGCCGCTAACGTAATTTTTGATAAATCTCCGTCAACCATGCTGTGCGTCTTCATGGACTTTTCCCCACATCGTTCACCAAAGTAATCCTGATGACATCTGTAAACAACCCACATTCCAAAATTATAATAGCTTAAAAACATTCTATATGTTTTAGGCTTATTTTCCAGGTCATGGCCATTTaattctactattttttttttaaaagtcattcctTACATTTATATTTCCAAATCATTAGACACAGAATGCATTTGAGCCAAAGATCTAGTCGTATAAGAACAAGTTGAGATTAGTTTGGGTGTGATTCGAGGAAGACACACCTTTTCATTCTTTGTGCTCCTTTTATGACCAACTGATGAGTTCAGTGACTTGTTATGCAGCTAACACATTCCACTATCATTTCATGTGCTAGCAGCTTTTGGGGGGGAAAGAATGGCAGAATAACACTATGTAAAAAGTACTTTTaggttccttttttaaaaagaggttttgtaaaatatacattgtaaaatgatGGCTTATACCAAGGGTTAGCCAACTGGCAGATTTTGACAGTGTGACATTTGCCGGATTTAGGCCGTGTGTGAGCCaaaaatcatttttacatttttaagtggttccattttaattttttatataagtaaTCTTGACTctgaaagcctaaaatatttactatctggttctttaagaaaatgtttgcagACCCTTGGTATATACATTGGAAGAATAAATGGTTTTCTGCAGCTAAGAGTTTCAGACATGGTGCAAGAAATACAGAGTTCTATGTAACCAGGAAAACTTACTTGCACGTGACTGCTTTCAGGTGCTCTAAATATTTGCATTCTCCGTGAATGCAGAAAGTTTGAAATCTTGCATCacatggatttttctttttgttttttttattttttctatttttgcctccttttttctttcttttgggttTATCtgtagtattttcattttctgttttgttttctttgggctTAACTACCTGTTCaactaagaaaagaaagatttattgACAACTGACTCTCTTCATCTTGAATATCATTTTGAAGACTAGTGAGAAAGAAATCCTAACAGTGAGAGCTCATAAGAATAACAACCATATTTGTCTCATCATTTAACACAATTAATACACAATAATAGGGCAAAGAGAGTATCCATACTATGTGACACTTATACATCTGATAAAAAGCCTCTCATTTTCCCATTTCACTCTGTTTACTCTTAAAAAAGGTCAATGCCATTGATAAAGTGGGGCATGGATATATtagtggattttattttttcatttcactctAGTGCTATCACAATCAGGAATTAGTGAACATTCCCTGagagtggaaagaactaaaacataTATTAGAGTACATTTTCTCCAACTTCCTGATTACAATGGGTTATAGTTAATCAATACCTTCCAGAAGGTACATTTCTGTACTcaatgtatttgaaaaaaatagaaatccggatatatttatatttcatgctTCAGAGATTCATCTTAATGTCTCAGATCCacagaaatgtctgttcagtgtTATAGTTATGCTGAGTTTAGTTTACCCTCATGATAAATATAACAAGGAGGAGTTTTCATGTTAGAGCTGTATGTTTTGCTACACTAATACCTGAATAAGTTTATCTGAGCAAGTATTTAGCAAACATAGCTCAATGAAAAGCGGCAAATATCATCATGTCATAATCCTATTAGTCATAATGGTGCTGCAAGAGCCattaaatagaaaacattagAAACATAAGAAAGGGTAGAACATAGAACTCTGTGATTaaagatacaataaataaatattataaatattttagcaaGTTACTATACAACATTAACAATGATCAAATTAGAGTAATGTTTAATAAGTATAGTAGTTATgcaatttttatattgaaaatttcCCAATGATAAAAAGTACAAGTTAGAATATGTCctccaataaatacattttaaatgtctattaCTGCATTTTATCAgacattttacaaattttaggTTTAATAGCACTTGAAAAAAGCTCAACCAACATTATCACTCTAGTACACAATTCATTGCAACTTTAACCACTAGTCATGTTCATCATTAACAATTTGGCTTTTCGAAATGTTAACAACTTGAACCATCTTTGAAAGAAGTTTCTAGAATCTTAATGGTCTAATATCATTTCTTCAAAACTGAGAAATATAAGTGGACCCCTTCTTtaccatacataaaaatacaaGTTACAATGCAAGAGAATAAAATGGAGTGTTCACTAAAGCTTTTCCCATTTGTCATTTAAGCAGGTTCCATTTGTCCCTGTGATATCCCCTGCTCTCCTTCACTAGTTCTGGGATCCAGACAGAGGGAAAACCAAGGTCAGGAGAAGAGGCCTCATGTTCTGCTGCATAGTGGGTGATACTGAGATAGTTAGATCTGACTTACTGTGACTTTTTCTGCCCTCAAACTCCAAAGTAATATGAGGGTAATGAACAATACTTACCTTTTACTTTGGTACTCTCATTTTTagcaaatgttcttttttaaagatcaGATAAtagcaaaagagaaggaaatgatgAGTCATTATTATTGAGCTCACAGATGAGATTTGGAGTTAAATTGGGATTTTAGCAATATAAAATCCATGCATATCTGTTTAATATTTCCAgaagatattattattactactagtTTCTCAACAACTAGTACTTAAAGCTAAAGCCCAATTGCTCctttcccattcctccctctgTTCCCTGACTTGTGTTGGAATGCAGTTACTGAGGGAAAAGTGGTGGTGGGAGTGGATACAAAAGCTGAGAAACGGAGCAGACTGGCCTGATGGGTGTCTCGTCTGTCTCTCAGAGGGGCAGTCATGAGGCACAGTGGGAAAGAGCATAGTATCTGGAGTCAGGCAGATTGGAGTTCTCCTTCTGGCTCATCTGCCTCCTGGCTGTGGAACCCTGGGCAGAACACAACTTTTCAAGCTTCAATAATCACATCTGTGAAATATTTCCTATTTCTtagagttgttgtgaagattagacATAACAGACAAAACATTCATTAGACATAAAGACATATTGTTGTGCCCACATATAAGTCTTTCCATCTCAATTTGAAGGTTATCTAGCAGGATATACAACAGACATACATACCAGAAAGCCACTGGGAGATTCAGGGAGCggcttttcttttgaattagctTTGCTCATACAAACACACATCGCATAGGCTATATTTTTGCCTTATCCTCTACTCACCTCTGACTGAATCATCTACAATATAGCCAGATATTTGTGGTTCAATTTCATACTCTTCTGCATAGTCATAGTCAATCCCTGAGGACAGTTCGCTATCAGAGGGCGTCTCACTCATAAGGGAAATCTCACTTCTTAAAGTCGCTTCAAATCCATCAGCACTGTGGTCCCCAGAGAACAGTTCCCCTTTCCCAGAGTCGTCACTGCTGTCCGATCCAGCAGCATAATGGGCTAtgggagaaagaacaagggaagaAAAGTAAAGCAGAATGCCTTTCTCACCAGTCAGCTGTGTTCAGGAGAAATGTTGATCTTCTGATATCAAAGCAGTTATTGCACATGTGCCATTGTGATTGAGTCACTTATGAAAGCAACTTCACGTTTTGCCAACAAGCCAAGTCAGCTGTTCCAATTACAGAGCTCCTTTCATCAAGGTTTTCTTTTCCACAGATAGTCTACATTAATTTCCAcatcaaaaaaagacaaaacaaaacaaaacactgccaAGTAGGCAAAGTAATCTAATATAGATAATTACTTAACAGGTATTGTCTAAACGTTCCCATTTCTTCACATACCAAATGCATTTGTGTTGCTAAAAAGCCACCTCTCCAATTATACCTAGAACCATACACAGGTTCTAGATATAAATATCAGATTTCCTTAACACGTgctcccatttttaaaaagactgtgtACATTAAATGTGAAAAGTAATATAAACGATAGTTGGTAATGGTTCTTattgtcattgttttttattgtttctgagaaaaaaacaaaaaaacaaaaacaactactgGGAACCAGTAAGGTTTGGGACCCAGAGTTTCAAGCcctgttttttatcttttagatGTCAATAAAACAGTCGTGTTTTTTAACGTCAACCTGGGAAGACGCGAGGTCCCAGTCTAGGAAGGTAAAAACAAAATCACTAGACAGAAGAGAATTTGAGCAGAAGGCAGCACTCCTGGGTCAAGGACTTAACGACTCTAAGATCTGCGCAAATCCCTTCACGTCTCTGGACCTCGGCTGCTCTACCTGTAAAGCGAAGGGTTTGGATCACAGGATCTCAGGTCTCCTCTGCTGAACTAAAGTAAAGCACGCGGTTCTCCGGCGGGCACCCTCTTCCCGGCCGGCCCGGCTGGGACACCTGcctgcctcttctctcttcctcccggGCAGTAACCCGAGGGAGAGAGCCACCGCGCGCACCTCCCGCGGGACAGGGATGCGACCGCTCTGGCCGGCAGGGGGAGCAGCCCCCGGCGGCCCGGAGGCGGCCGTGCTCACCTGAGCCGAGGATCAGCAGCGACAGCACCACGGGCGCCGGCGGCAGCAGCGGGGCTCTCATTGGTCCCTCGGCGCGGCGGCGGCGCGGTCTCGGGGGCCACTCGAAGCGGAGCTGCGCTGGAGGGAGCGGCGGGCGGGCGGAGGGCGGACTGGAACACAGCGGGGTCTGCGGGACGAGGGCGAGTGAGCGGCTGTGCTCGCCCGCCCCGCCGGGCTCGGGCGCTGCGTGCAGCGCCGGGAGCTGGCGTCGGGTCCTGTGCGTTCCGACTCGGGCGCCCGCACGAGGTGTGCGAACCTTCCGGAGGCGCAGCGCTCACCTGCCGCTTTATAGGTCGGGCGGGGACGAGGCATCACCGTGACGTCGCGGCCGCCTCCGTGGGTGGAGGCGGCCGCCGCCCCAGAAGAGGTTACTACCCCAAAACCACACACGGATGGCAGGCACCCGCCTACCTCGAGCGCAGAAAGCCACTGGcaggaaatggaaattaaaaccctAGCTGCGAGCTGAAAGGACACCAGCTTCACAGTTGAAGGCGAGAATGGAGTTTGGGACCTAGTAGCAGACAAAGTCCTAGTTTCTCAAACTCTGAAAAAAATCTCTGTATATACTTTGGTTGATTTTAATATTACAGATTAGGATTAATGGGAAGACTTACATAGTAAGATGTAGAAGTACTTTAAGACCAAGAATGACTTAATGATAGCCCAATGTCTTTAACAAGGATAAATGAAATTCATTAAATGACCAGAGACAGCACACCTCCTTGGGAGGAGCTGCTTTATAAGTGATGGGCTATACCTCAACCAAGGGCTGTTTCCCACCCACAGCTATGAAGTGGCCAGAATTTTAAACCacctccattctcatttctttaGATGGCCCAAGGCACTCatcaaaattaacatttattaaccATTTATTATTGCCAAAGTATACACTTAAGATATCGagctatcggccctggccggttggctcagcggtagagcgtcggcctggcgtgcagaagtcccgggtttgattcccggccagggcacacaggagaagcacccatctgcttctccacccctccccctctccttcctctctgtctctctcttcccctcccgcagccaaggctccattggagcaaagatggcctgggcgctggggatggctccttggcctctgccccaggcgctagagtggctctggtcgcggcagagcgacgccccagaggggcagagcatcgccccctggtgggcagagcatcgcccctggtgggcgtgcccggtggatcccggtagggtgcatgcgggagtctgcctgactgtctctccccgtttccagcttcagaaaaatacaaaaaaaaaaaaaaaaaaaagaaagaaagaaaaagaaaagatatcgaGCTATCTCACTCAATAACTTTGTGAGGTATTATCTTTCCTAGTTCACAAGGAGGACAAATGGCAGCTTTACAATCAAGGAGGGTTTTACACTACTACTACTGGTCATGGCAGAAGCCAGATAGATTTAAATTCAAGTTCATCTGACTCTAAACTCTCTATCTACTCTGATAAAGTAATCTAAACTAAACTGATCTTTGAAAAGAGAGTTTCTGGAGAGAACAATACTTCCATAAAGGAATAATCTCTAGTGGTCTCATATTGGCATTTGGATGAAGGGTGGTGTCTAAAACTGTGCCTTTCAAAACTCAAGATAAAAGAACCAGCTTTAAAGGGCCATATGGAAACTCGTAGGGCATTTAATCATGAGTGGTAGATAAAATGTAGAAGAGGGAGGTGCTTAATTTGACTAACCTTGGTGTAGAAACAACCCCCAGAACTGGATTTTTCTTGacttgaagaagagaaaaaaaagcgcTGTTTTAAGTGTTTCCTTGTCCTGAAGCTATCTATCACTTCCCTGATTGTTCCAGTAAAGCAGGCTTTCTAGCAATGTGGGTCACAGAGCATGTGTCCTTATTCTGAGAAACTTTTAAAGCTACTTTTTTAATGGCATATCATACTGAGTAGGCTAAATAAAGACCACATACATTTAGTAGGATAAAATAAACGGTCATGACTCATACCATCTTTCCTATTCAACATTTGTTGAGAGGATATTTTgtgaaattcatatatatatatatatatatatatatatatatatggagtggGGAACAGTATAGACCAGTTCCCTGCTGTCCAAGAGTTTAGTCTAGTGTGGGCCAGATAGAAAAGTAATCCTGTCATTTCAGATAATAGGATTCAGAGTCCAATGGAAAACAAGGATACAGTTCACTTTCGCCCATGCATGCCACAGGAAGCTTTGCAGAAAGATGAAGAGGCCGTTCAATGGTCCTCCcacagaaaatttaaatagaaagaatACCTGATGATGAGCTATGGCCCAGAATGGAAAATAAGACTAGAAAGCTGGCATAGCCCATTTGAGGGCAAAGCAGGGACTTGCAATGTCATCTGTTTTGGCAAATGAGGCAGTTGTGATTCAGAGAGATTCAGAGCCTGCCCACAGATTTCAGAAGATGGTAGAGATTTTGTTTAGAGTTCAGACTGTCAGCCTACATTTTGGTACCTTTCTGCTCTcatagattttcctttttttatggtgTTATTCCCTGAtctattcttttaattattttattttattttttaagtgaaagaaagggagatagacTGCTGCATgtcccagcaacccccatctgggaccaatgctcaaattaaccaagctatcttcatTGCCCTCAAACCAATttagccactggctacaagagggggagggagaggaagacggagagaagcaggtggttgtttctcatgtgtgccctgactgagaatcgaacctgggacatctgcaagataggctgatgctccatccactaagcaaaccaagcaaactggccagggtcatgttcttcctttttcttagaaTGCTTTGTTCTTACAAAGGTGAAAGCAAGTTGTGCATATTTGTCATCAGAAATGTTTTAGTTTGAAGTGAAAGTGGCCTCTTTACATTGcagatttcattgtctttttccaaGTAGAAATTTAGAGGATGGTAACTTACATTTGTGTGGAATATAACACAGCATCATAGAATTACAATGACTAGTGCCAAGTATGAGTTTTAGGTCAACCAATTGGATTTTTATACACAAATTCCATCACATACTGTAACA
The sequence above is drawn from the Saccopteryx bilineata isolate mSacBil1 chromosome 5, mSacBil1_pri_phased_curated, whole genome shotgun sequence genome and encodes:
- the AREG gene encoding amphiregulin, which translates into the protein MRAPLLPPAPVVLSLLILGSAHYAAGSDSSDDSGKGELFSGDHSADGFEATLRSEISLMSETPSDSELSSGIDYDYAEEYEIEPQISGYIVDDSVRVEQVVKPKENKTENENTTDKPKRKKKGGKNRKNKKNKKKNPCDARFQTFCIHGECKYLEHLKAVTCKCHQDYFGERCGEKSMKTHSMVDGDLSKITLAAIAAFVSAVSFTVIAAVITIQLRKRYFREYEGEAEEQKKLRQENGNAHAIA